The following is a genomic window from Elephas maximus indicus isolate mEleMax1 chromosome 26, mEleMax1 primary haplotype, whole genome shotgun sequence.
CATCCCTGCCTAGGACTGTTGATGAAGACACGAAGGAGGACTAATTTAATATTTCTGCTCGGAGCCCGGACAGTACAGTGGTGCTGAGGCTGGTGCTAGGACAAAGGGCGTACAGATAGGTGCTGAGGCCGAGTGAAAAGTGACCAGAAGCTAGGATGCCCTTAAGGGATATGACCACCAAGCAGGAAAGGGGAAATCAGGCAGAGGCTCACTTCCTGAAAGTAGAAGACAGGGAGAACCCAGCAGGTTTCTCAGGACAGTAATACCCCTCCCTTATCCCACCTGCCCCTATTTTTAGGCGTATGTGTTTTTAATTAACATTGTGCAACCTATTTTGTAGGATGCAAGAAATTTTTTACCCTCTCCACTAAGAATTAATCTAAGAATAATTAGTAGGCAAACCAAACATTCCTTTCTTAAAATAAATGAAGTCTTTTTATCCCAACCTCTTTGTTcttttcggagccctggtggcgcagtggttaagagctttgctgctaaccagtcagcagttggaacccactgctgctctttggaaactctatggagcagttctattctgtcctatagggttgctacgagttagaatcgactcgacggcaacaggtttggtttgacttTTTGTTCTTTTCAGAACCCTGCAAAATTGCCAGTACAGTCAACTCTAAGGAGTTCAGGAATGGGTTTTTCCATCTGTCATTTTTTATACCCGCttgtttctccctcctccttgctGCTACCCCATTTTGGTCTGTTCAGCGTCATCCTGCTTACCAGAAGGATGACAAGGAGGTGAAGCAatggacatcttttttttttctgccttgaaTTATTACTGCCATTACTACTTCTGTTATTACCACTGTCGTCTTTGCTTGAGTCAGTCACAAATGAGAAACTAGAACTGTCTGGCCTAGTGTCAggccaaggtccctgggtggtacaaacagcttgTGTTTGACACTAACCTAGAGgctcgtggtttgaacccaccccatggcacctcagaagaagggcctgatggtctgcctccatagagattacagccaggaaaaatcccagggagcccagttctgctctaacGCATCGATTgccatgtgtcggaattgactccagtgGTGATGGCTTAGTGTTAAGCCCGGCACTAGGCCTTTCTTATCAAAACCTGGCCCTAGCACTCTCTCCGGTACTTTTGTGTCTTTGAGCCGTTTAATTTCTTGAAAGTACCTGTAAAAGGAAGCCTGTCCATTTGTAGCTGGCCTTTGGCCCACGTATCTGCCGGACCACCTCTCTAGCCCTGATGGAGGGAGACAAGCGGCTGGCTGAGGAGTCCGACCATTTTGTTGGAGAAACTTTCCTCACCAGTGCCCAGGAACTGCAGAATTTGTTTTCAAAGGAATCTAATTTCCCAGATGACTGTTATCTCGAGTGTCATctaagggaggaaaaaaggagCAAACAGAGATCCAAGAGAAGGGGTTAGCTGGCAGTCCTGGCGAGTTCAGATTTCGGGGTCAAGGGAACGGTTTTTGAGAAAGGGCTTAAGATGTGGGAATAGTAGAAGTAAAGGACTGATAGCCACGCAAGAAAGCGGGAGAGGTGGGCAGGAAAGCAAAATGGAGCCTGAGCGCACAAGTCCTTGTTGCAGGAAGAGGTTAAAGGTGGGGCAGGAGAGGCCTGAGTGTGGGTGATCAGCATCCTCCGGTGGTTCTGAGCCTGAGAGTTAATATCGATGATAGATTCTGGGCTGATGCAGAAAGGCTATAAATTCTCATCATGTGGCTCACGGGACTCCCAGGAGTGTGCTCTCGCCAGTTCTAGTCTAATAACGCACTTCCGGCCCATAAATCCTCCCAGTCAGCCTTTCTTCTCCCACACCACCCTCCTGTAAGCACGCCTTGCTTCCTTCTGGGTGTAGAGTAAAGCCTGCTCAGTGTCCCCCGACTCAGGCTCTCCCCACTCTGGTCCGTCCCTCCCTCTGTCTGCTGCCACGTTGGTTGGTCAGCCATCAGCAGCCTCCTCTTTTTGAAATGGTGAGGAGGGACAGGGTTTCTTGTCATGGTGTTGAGGACCATTCCACTGTAAAGTTTTATCTGTCAGTGTCACTAGCCACCTCACAGACAAGGGACTGTACGCAGGGCCCTTGCGACTCTACCTGTCTATTGGCTCCTCCACGTGGACGCCCTGCCCTCTGGCCTTTCTTCCAGCACCCTTGTACTCTTCAcctcttctcatttccttcttcCTAAAACCCCTTCTCTTCTGAAATCTTTCTGTAAAATACAGGCTGATGCTGCCTCCTTGGTGAAGGGCTAACGACTACAGGAACTAGTGATCTCTCCCTTTCCAAGCTCAGGTGGGACCAGGCCCAGCCCTCTCATAAGGACTTCAtatatctatatgctgccttccCAGACTGTGGCTTTTGCTCACATCTTTGCATAGACATGTTATGATCAGGTACCTCACAGGTTCACTAGGTTTCTCAGGACCTCAGTACCGTGTATAACATTGGCTCTGCAAGAAAGTGCAGTCTGAACCTTGCTggttgccctcaagtggattccaactcatggccaaccccatgtgtgcagagtaggactgctccacggggttttcaaggctgtggcctctcagaagcagattgctgggcctgtcttccaaggtgcctctcagtagtcttgaactgccaaccttttttgctagtagttgagcacttaactgtttgtaccgccAAGGGACTTCTCAATCTGAGCCTTAAGCAACccatttatttaactttttaaatagcTCATTCATTAACATGGTTGGAAAATCCAGAGTTATAAATTTAGATGTACTGTGAAAAGCTTCAAGTTTCTTTTCTATCTTCTACTCATTTTCCCTCCCTGTAGGTAGTCACCATTAGTTTCTCATGGATGTTTCTAGAGGTATTTTGTGGATATACAAACAAACACAGATATAAATACGTACACCTTTTTCTCCCTTACTAATAACATATCTTTGAGCTCGTTGCTTATTAGCACACAAAGAActgctttttcctttttcacaCCTGCATGGTACTCATTTGTAtgaatataccttaatttatttaaccagtcccctATTGGGGACCacttatttaggttgtttccaactcttCACTGTTACAAACTGTGTTGGATTGAACAACCCTGGCACATACATTATTTCCCATTTACGTGAGTTAGGGATTCCCTATAAATGGAATTCTTGGTTCAAAGAGCATGTGAATTTACAGTTTTGATACTGCCTTCCATTGAGGCTGAACCTGTCCGTTCTTCCACCGTCAGTATGTGTGAGGCCTGTTCCCTACCCTCATAAGGACAGTACGTGATTGCACATTTGTGTCTTAGAATTTGGAATGCAACCCCTTCATAATTTTGGGGGGCTGACTGAATTCCCAGGGCATGCGTCCACCAATTGTCAATGTCAAGACCTCAAACTCTGGAGCCCAGCAGCCTGGCTTTCTGCTTGGCAGCTGTGCGGCCTTGGCAAAGGGACTCAGCTCAGTGCCTTGGTGCCTTATTTGTGTAACAGGGATGTTAACAGCAGCAGCCTCAGGTTCTTGTGAGTGAGCTAGTACATGTCAAAGGTtagacagtgtctggcacagagagATGCTCCCCGTAAGTGTTAGCTGTTGCCACTGCTGTCACCGTTGCTTCCCAGGAGAAGCACATAGCCTCTCGAGGCAGGCCAGTCACTAGTGAAgaaattgccccattgggtttctgcATAAAACAAAGGCAGAGAAGACGTTGAAAGAGTTATTAGTCTGGGTATATATCTCTGAGCTCTTTAAATATCCCCAAGGGGAAACCTGGTAAAGCTGCAGGGAAGTCCACTGAATGATAAGCCAGGAAGTCCAGAATCTtcagaaagagagaggggaggaaatGGTCATTGTAAGAAGTGGGAATAGGATTGCCTCTCCTGTAATCAAGCAGGGGTATCCCTGAGCTGGAGGAGGAAAATAACAGATAAGATAAAGGGTTGAGATCAGACACCCACCCATCTAAACTTGTGAAGCTGTCATTTTTGCctcatattcatttttttaaattttaagtttcGAAACTTCCACTTATTTGGGAGTTCTTAgcactggcacatagtagaaattaaattaaaaaaatgtttcccaAGTCCTCAGGGCCTACATCCTTGAGATGTGTGTAACACTGTGCAAATATTTGTAGAAAGAAGAAGCCTTTTAAGGTTATCTTCTCCTGCTCTCCAAAGTCTCACTGTCTGCAGCTTGTGTAGCCTCCATTCACCAGTTCTTTTATCTTTAACCTTTTTCTCTTGTCTTTATTTTGCCACTTCCTCCAACCTTTGTCTCTATGCCATTGACGTAAAACCCCAGCTCCCGGCAGGCCAAGCGCACCTCAGCCTGGGTGCCTGCAACAATTAGTGTCCGTGGCCAGGAGGCCTGAGGCCTGGGCACTCCTCACCCCGTGCCCTCAGAGAGAAGCATTTCCTTCCCCTCTTTTCCTCCTGAATTTGCCGCCCCACTGTCCcgcaccagttgctgtcgagtcgattctgactcatggcgacctgacatgtgttagagtagaactgtgctccatagggttttcgatgactggTTTTTCAAAGttgatcatcaggtctttcttccaaggcacccctggtagactcgaacctccagcctttcagttagcagctgagcacattaattgtttgtaTGCCCAGGAACTCCCAGTGCCCCACAGGGTAGCCTCATCCTTGTTGTTTAAGTAACGGGGTAGATGTGAGGACTCCGGGACCACTCTCTGAAACCAGCTGCTGGCTGCATGTCCtggggaatttttcttttttagataacTTTGAaatccctcatctctgcttctggCCTTGTATAACCCTCGCTCCACCAGCTGGCCATCGGCATCCTTGCACGCCCCTGAATTGCAGTGAATACACTGTGTCTTTTTTCACAGCAGCTGCCCTCCTGGCTGTGTGTGGGAGGCCATTCATCAGGGCTACCCCCCTAACCTCTGCGGCCAGTGCCTTCTGCAGCCATTCATCCCACTCATCTGCGCTGTGCGCAGAGAGACGCGAAGGTGGGTGGCAGGGCCCTAGGCTGGAGCCATGTATCATGTATTTATACAGGAAGAAGCCCTGATGTATTAGCAAGAGGACCCAGGTTTTAAATTTTGTTATTGCTGCAAGACCCGAATTAGACCTAAAACTGAGAGAGAATGCCAGCATCCAAGTCTTGGCTTCCTTTGCTAGGGTTTCCCGTTTTTCCACTTAGTATCAAGGGTCTCCTGTAATCACACAGTGTCTCTGTAATGCTTCTAACCTGAAATGTGCCGCAGAATCCAAGGCCACTCTGTGTGGCCTCAGAGGCCGGCAGGATACCTAGGCGAGGGCTGCAGAACCCAAGACCACTCTGTGTGGCCTCAGAGGCCAGCAGGATACCTAGGCAAGGGCTGCAGAACCCAAGACCACTCTGTGTGGCCTCAGAGGCCAGCAGGACACCTAGGCGAGGGCTGCAGAACCCAAGACCACTCTGTGTGGCCTCAGAGGCCAGCAGGATACCTAGGCGAGGGCTACACCCCCATGGATTTTTTGACCCAGTgccttaaataataaaaaaaaagagaaagcaagaggtggTGCGTATGTAGCTCTCTTTGGCAGTTTTGAGGTCAGCCCACTGTGAGTGGGTACAAACCTAATGCTGCCTCGTCCTCCTCCCCGAGTCTGAAGTGGGGGTAGGGTTGGGGTTCCTCCAGCTCGTTGTTCTCTTTCTTCCCTGGCCTGGATCACTGTAAGGCATGCTGACAGGCACTCTAGGTATATGCTGGTCAACATGCCATTTGCCAAACAGTTAGTTATTACCTTGCAGTTGGGGGGTCAGGGGGAGCGGGGAAGATGGTAGAACAAAGTTCTGGTCACCTGCCACTGGCAAATGAAAACTTTTGTTGAAAGAAGGATGGGGCAGATGGGTACAGCCCCCAGATGCTACAAAGCAAATGTGGCTCTCCTCAAGCCACTGTCTCACCCAGCCATAGACTATTTTTTTGCAGGCTTTGCAGCCAAGGGGAAGAGATCATGATGGGAAAAAGGTCACAGCAGAACCACCAGGGGATTCCCACAGTGGGGAACTGGTATCACCTGATGGAACTGAAGAAGGCATGGTATTGTGTGTACCAAgagtttgtcatctgtaaaatgaggacctCAGGTCCCCAAACACCTTCTAGCTCTTCACCTCTAATTTTATCATATGACGTGTATAGAGAAGTgtgttaattttctgtgctgtgtaacagattaccacaaatttagcaacttaaaacaacacccatttattatctcacggtttctgtgggtcaggagtccgGCAGGGCTTAGCTGGGTCCTTTGCTCAGGGTCTCATCAGGCTGCAATCTAAGTATCAGCCAGGGCCGTGGTCTCACCAGAAGCTTGACTGGGGAAACTTCCAAACTCCTTCAGATTGTTGGCAGAATTTCTTTTTATAAGCCCTCTCACAACATGGAAGCTTACTTTTTCAAAGCCAGCAAGGGGAGTCTCTCTCTATAGTCTGCTAAGATGAGGTCTTCTAAAATGTAACCTAATCCGGGAAGTGACATTCCATCACTTTCATCATATGCTGTTGTTTCTAAGCAAGTCACAGGTTCTGCCTACACTCCAGTAGAGGGGATTACACAAAGGCATGAGGAGGCAGAGATGGcagccatcttagaattctgcctaccacagagaAGAGGAACttactagaaaatattttgaaggtaATTCTAAGTGAAGGCCCAGTGTAATATATGTAACCACACTGTCTTCTCTTTGAAAAGAAgcagttttgttctttttcttccatcCCAGAAGGCCACCAAATCCTGAGCCCAGTACTTTCCACAACACATTGATTCCaattccagctctgtcacttattGTCTGTATGTTATTAGGAaaggttggttttttgttttgtttttaactactgAATCGAGTTCCCTCCTCTGGAAGAGCACATCTCACTAAGAGCATGTTGGACACTACCATACAGTTGCCAGTtatggtcaagttgattccagctcatggggacctcatgtgtgtcagagtagaactgctccatagggttttcagtggatgattttttagacgtagatcaccaggcctttcttccaaggcacatctgggtgaactcacacctccagtcttttggttagcacccaaccgtgttaaccattttcaccatctGGTCACTTAGTAAATGGTATCTCAAGCCCTTtccttataaaaaccaaaccaaacccattgctgtgaagttgaatccaactcatagcgaccctataggacagagtagagctgcttcataggatttccaaggttgtaatctttttggaagtaggttgccatatctttgtcccacagagcagctggtagtttcgaacctccaaccttttggttagcaacccagcacttaacaactgcgccaccagagctccttctttcCTTACAGGactattaattttatttacatattgaACTCAACCACAAAGTATTATCAGTCTTGCTAGTGGGAATGCCAAAGCaaataggaaaaataatatttttaaactaatCTAGTTTTTTTAGTTATACCTAAGGAGCTGAAGGCACTCTGGTCATATGCTGACTGTAGTTCTTATGTTAGAGGAAAAGGGTAAAATCCTTTTAGCCGCTCTTAGGTATGTCCGTGGGCATGTTTAAAAAGTGCCGATGTCATAGATTTGGGGGTTTTaagtctttttgtcttttttttttttttccctgaagtaaGGCCGGATCAGTGAGCCTTTGTCAAACTGAAAGCTTTATATAGGGAAACAACAAGATAAAGCTCAGCTTTAGGTGGGAACTGCCTTTATATACAGGCCTTTTGTGAAAAGGAGGACTAGTGAACcctgaaaggagtcctggtgatgcagtggttaaagtgctcaactgctaactgaagagtcattcattcaaacccaccagtgattctgagggagaaagacctggcaatctgctcccataaagattgcagcctagaagaCTATGGGATagttataccctgtcctatagggtcactgtgagtcggagtcaacttaccagcacacaacaacaacagtgaacccTGAAGGGTTAGCTGTTTATAACTTGCTCTGgtttattttccaggtttttccaTGGTGCAGAAAGGATCAGATGGTGTGACTGGCTGTCTTGGAAGCCTCACTTGGCCGTAACTCAAGGAAGTCTCTCCGACCCCATCTTGTTTCAGAGTTGCTTCTTAAGCTCCTTGAAGAAAATGATGTGACTGTTCATATCAGAAAGGATTTTTCAGAAACATATCACATCTGTGAAGAAAGTGATCCTTTTCCCTTCTGCAAAATAAACATTCTCAAATTCCAAAATGCCAGCCAAGACCCCAATTTACCTAAAAGCTGCCAATAACAAGAAGGGAAAGAAATTTAAACTAAGGGACATTCTGTCTCCTGATATGATTAGTCCTCCCCTTGGAGACTTTCGCCACACCATTCACATTGGCAAAGAGGGCCAGCATGACGTTTTTGGGGACATTTCCTTTCTTCAAGGCAATTATGAGCTTTTACCTGGAAACCAGGAGAAAGCACGCATGGGCCAGTTCCCTGGGCATAACGAGTTTTTCCGAGCCAACAGCACCTCTGACTCTGTGTTCACAGAAACGCCCTCCCCAGTGCTCAAAAACGCCATCTCCCTCCCAACCATTGGAGGGTCCCAAGCGCTCATTCTACCCTTATTGTCACCAGTGACATTTAATTCCAAGCAGGAGTCCTTTGGCCCAGCAAAGCTGCCCAGGCTCAGCTGTGAGCCTGTTGTGGAAGAAAAGGCTCAGGAGAAAAGCAGTCTGCTGGAGAACGGGCCAGTCCACCAGGGAGACGCCTCGTGGGGCTCCAGTGGTTCCGCGTCTCAGTCCAGTCAGGGCAGGGACAGCCACTCGTCCAGCCTCTCCGAACAGTACCCCGACTGGCCCACCGAGGACCTGTTTGACCAGCCAGCCCCATGTGAGCTCatcaaggaaaagacaaaatcaGAGGAGTCCCTCTCGGATCTGACCGGCTCCCTCCTCTCCCTGCAGCTTGACCTGGGGCCCTCACTTTTGGATGAGGTGCTGAATGTCATGGATAAAAACAAGTAACAGGACACCAGCCCTTTTCCTCTGGGGCGAAAGGTACTGAAGAGCCAAAACTAACCACAGTTGCAGAGGAGAGCTTCACTGGCTATATTTGCAGTTGTGCCATGGGTTTTCTAAAATAACGTTCCTAGGAGATATTTTTTTACCTATCGTGTTATGTCCTGTTtgcaaaaagttttaaaaaggaaaaaaactatcCTGGCAAAAAGAGGAAATGAGTCAGCCAGAGCCCATTTTCGGTGGGCATTGCCGACGTTCAGCTCACATTGTCTTTGCAGATGTGTAAGTAAGGAACCTGGCTTGGCTGGGATTGGCACTTAGGAAGGGCTGGGCGAGGCACGGGAAGGAACTGTACAGTACTGCAGCATTTTCTGAGCAAGAGGAAGTCAAAACTATCTAACACCTAAGCATTTTTTCTAGACTCTTTTCTATATTATATCGTTTGGGCTCAGCATAGCGAATTCTCCAGTGttaaaacttttctctgttttcacTTTGAATAATTTTATGGTTTGGGGGATTTTCTTGTAGTTCTTATATATCCTTATATATTATAGCTATATCGCAAAATTTTGACCGTCAGCTACGTGTTGGTAAGACACAAGCAAAGTATTACTGTAACtaagttatttttaaagttaaaatatatttttatgtgcCTTTGGCTTTTTATTGCAGAGTCTACATTTTACAGATATTGCATCCAATGCCATTTGATTTGTTTCCATTGGGGTTCCATTGTAAGCTGTGTGTGTACGTGTTTGGAAAAATGTATTCATACTTAGCATTATTTTTTTTCACCTGTTGTCATACTTCTCACAGCAGCCAACAATGGATTGTAAAGTATGAAGGCACAGGTTACTCACGATGCTTCTGCAGAGACTGTGGGTTTCACCACATAAtgtatttggaaataggggtatTTTAGTACAGTACATTCTTGCATTACATAGGTACTTCATACAACACAATAAAGAGTAAATGTTGAATCGAAGTTGCTTATTTATACAGAAGAGTGTAATAGAAGATTTCTGTAAGTCTAGGGCTAGAAAAATTGCTTCTCTAAAATGTGGGTGAGACTTTAAAACAAGGTAAGATATGGTTTCCATCCACTCTAATTTTCCTTATTTCCCGAAGATTCGAGATTGCAGAAATGGGGCCCTTCAAGTTTAGGAAAAATGTACATCTGAGACCAGAAGTTTTTTTAGAGCCAACACTGATGCCAACCTCTCAAGGTTTACTTCTGTGACTCTCCTCCCTTCGCTAACACTGATACAGCCAACACTTGTGACCCCAGTCCCATCCCTGCAGGACAGATGTTTGATACCTTACAGATGAGGTTAAGGAGGCTAAAAGGGCAGTAGACAGCacttaaaaaatcaaacccagttgccgttgagttgacgtgtgtcagagcagaactgtgtcccggagggttttcagtggctgggttTTTGGAAGTACATGACCAGACCTTGCTTCTGCAGCATctctgcatggacttgaacctcccacacttcagttagcagctgagtgcactagccatttgtaccacccagggactccagagagcgcttgccccctccttccctcccccacaaGGACCCAGAGATTCTCTAAGGATGTTGGTTAAGGAAACAGGAACAGGAAATGTACACACTGATTCCTGTCCCTTTGTCAACCACCTCTTCCCCCACCAGGGAAAAACACCTGCACACAATAACTGCCAACTCTGTCTTTCAAACTTTCATTTCTCCTTGAAATGTATCTCAAAAATGACCTCACCATTCACTTCAGTGGTTCTCTCACCGCTTTTGGAGTTGTTTGCAATTCTGCCACCTGATCATCTGAAATAACCTTTGAACTGCAGGTGAAATGCAGTTAGGGTGACTAACCAATTAGAAGAGTTCCCTTAGAGCATTGAGTGTTACTCCATA
Proteins encoded in this region:
- the CDC42EP3 gene encoding cdc42 effector protein 3 — protein: MPAKTPIYLKAANNKKGKKFKLRDILSPDMISPPLGDFRHTIHIGKEGQHDVFGDISFLQGNYELLPGNQEKARMGQFPGHNEFFRANSTSDSVFTETPSPVLKNAISLPTIGGSQALILPLLSPVTFNSKQESFGPAKLPRLSCEPVVEEKAQEKSSLLENGPVHQGDASWGSSGSASQSSQGRDSHSSSLSEQYPDWPTEDLFDQPAPCELIKEKTKSEESLSDLTGSLLSLQLDLGPSLLDEVLNVMDKNK